In a genomic window of Variovorax paradoxus:
- a CDS encoding sulfate ABC transporter substrate-binding protein, which translates to MTSRIKTFAAVFALASSALVGSSALAQGSGLLNASYDVAREFYKDYNAAFTAHYKKATGKDVKIDQSHGGSSAQARAVADGLDADVVTMNTSTDIDFLANAGVVAKDWTKKFPENASPTTSTMLFLVRNGNPKGIKDWDDLVKPGVQVVIVNPKTGGNGRYAYLAAWGYVKKKGGTDAQAAEFVGKLFKNTPVLARGGRDATTAFLQRNIGDALITFESEVVSIDREFGTGKVDSVYPSISIVAENPVAVVERTVAKKGTGELAKAYLDWLYSEEAQEIAAKHALRPRSQTVLKKYAATFKPLQLFTVQELFGSLGEAQKVHFNDGGQFDKLYTPGAR; encoded by the coding sequence ATGACTTCCAGAATCAAGACCTTCGCCGCCGTGTTCGCGCTGGCGTCCTCCGCACTCGTCGGCAGCAGCGCCCTGGCCCAGGGCAGCGGCCTGCTGAACGCCTCGTACGACGTGGCGCGCGAGTTCTACAAGGACTACAACGCGGCCTTCACGGCGCACTACAAGAAGGCCACCGGCAAGGACGTCAAGATCGACCAGTCGCACGGCGGCTCCAGCGCCCAGGCGCGCGCGGTGGCCGACGGCCTCGATGCCGACGTGGTGACGATGAACACCTCGACCGACATCGACTTCCTGGCCAACGCCGGCGTGGTCGCCAAGGACTGGACCAAGAAATTCCCCGAGAACGCATCGCCGACCACCTCGACCATGCTGTTCCTGGTGCGCAACGGCAACCCCAAGGGCATCAAGGACTGGGACGACCTGGTCAAGCCCGGCGTGCAGGTCGTGATCGTCAACCCCAAGACCGGCGGCAATGGCCGCTACGCCTACCTGGCGGCCTGGGGCTACGTCAAGAAGAAGGGCGGCACCGACGCCCAGGCGGCCGAGTTCGTCGGCAAGCTGTTCAAGAACACGCCGGTGCTGGCGCGCGGCGGCCGCGATGCCACCACCGCCTTCCTGCAACGCAACATCGGCGACGCGCTGATCACCTTCGAATCCGAAGTGGTCTCGATCGACCGCGAATTCGGCACCGGCAAGGTCGACTCGGTCTACCCGTCGATCAGCATCGTGGCCGAGAACCCGGTGGCCGTGGTCGAGCGCACCGTCGCCAAGAAGGGCACCGGCGAACTCGCCAAGGCCTACCTCGACTGGCTCTATTCCGAAGAAGCGCAGGAAATCGCCGCCAAGCACGCGCTGCGCCCGCGTTCGCAGACCGTGCTCAAGAAGTACGCCGCGACCTTCAAGCCGCTGCAGCTGTTCACGGTGCAGGAACTGTTCGGCAGCCTCGGCGAAGCGCAGAAGGTGCACTTCAACGACGGCGGCCAGTTCGACAAGCTCTACACGCCCGGCGCCCGGTAA
- the cysT gene encoding sulfate ABC transporter permease subunit CysT, with protein sequence MSGATSSALSSPAAPFSRAVGGGGAKRVLPGFSMTLGFAVFYLCLIVLIPLSALVFKTFTLNWDQFWVAVTAPRVLASYRLTFGASLLAALVNLVFGLLVAWVLVRYKFPGKRIVDALVDLPFALPTAVAGISLTALLAGNGWVGQYLEPHGIKLAFTPAGVVIALIFIGLPFVVRTVQPVLEDAEKELEEAATSLGATRLQTFTKVIFPSIAPALLTGFAMAFARAIGEYGSVIFIAGNMPMISEITPLIIIGKLEQYDYAGATAVALVMLVISFLLLLVINGLQAWQRRRAGG encoded by the coding sequence ATGAGCGGGGCAACCTCCTCGGCGCTGTCCTCACCGGCAGCGCCGTTTTCGCGTGCGGTCGGCGGCGGTGGCGCCAAGCGCGTGCTGCCCGGCTTCTCGATGACGCTGGGCTTCGCGGTCTTCTACCTCTGCCTGATCGTCCTGATCCCGCTGTCGGCGCTGGTCTTCAAGACCTTCACGCTGAACTGGGACCAGTTCTGGGTCGCCGTGACCGCGCCGCGCGTGCTGGCCTCGTACCGGCTGACCTTCGGCGCCTCGCTGCTCGCGGCGCTGGTGAACCTGGTGTTCGGGCTGCTCGTGGCCTGGGTGCTGGTGCGCTACAAGTTCCCGGGCAAGCGCATCGTCGATGCGCTGGTCGACCTGCCGTTCGCGCTGCCCACGGCCGTGGCCGGCATCTCGCTGACCGCGCTGCTGGCCGGCAACGGCTGGGTCGGGCAGTACCTCGAGCCGCACGGCATCAAGCTCGCGTTCACGCCCGCGGGCGTGGTGATCGCGCTGATCTTCATCGGGCTGCCCTTCGTGGTGCGCACGGTGCAGCCGGTGCTCGAAGACGCCGAGAAGGAACTCGAGGAGGCCGCCACCTCGCTGGGCGCGACGCGGCTGCAGACCTTCACCAAGGTGATCTTCCCCTCGATCGCGCCGGCGCTGCTCACGGGCTTCGCCATGGCCTTCGCGCGCGCGATCGGCGAGTACGGCTCGGTGATCTTCATCGCCGGCAACATGCCGATGATCTCGGAGATCACGCCGCTGATCATCATCGGCAAGCTCGAGCAGTACGACTACGCGGGCGCCACGGCGGTCGCGCTGGTGATGCTGGTGATCTCGTTCCTGCTGCTGCTGGTCATCAACGGCCTGCAGGCATGGCAGCGTCGCCGCGCGGGGGGTTGA
- the cysW gene encoding sulfate ABC transporter permease subunit CysW — protein MSAPSKVIRRTQAGTTEAAWVRWLLIGLALVFMFLFLVLPLAAVATEALRKGLDAYLEALKEPDAWSAIRLTLITAAIAVPLNLVFGVAAAWAIAKFEFRGKAFLTTLIDLPFAVSPVVAGLIYVLVFGAQGWFGPWLAAHDIKIIFAVPGIVLATVFVTFPFIARELIPLMQAQGTDEEQAAIVLGANGWQTFWRVTLPNIKWGLLYGVILCNARAMGEFGAVSVVSGHIRGQTNTMPLHVEVLYNEYQSVAAFAVASLLAILALVTLVIKSVIEWRHEREMKAIAELPPERPTAA, from the coding sequence ATGAGCGCACCATCCAAAGTCATTCGCCGCACCCAGGCCGGCACCACCGAGGCCGCCTGGGTCCGCTGGCTGCTGATCGGCCTCGCGCTGGTCTTCATGTTCCTGTTCCTCGTGCTGCCGCTGGCGGCCGTGGCCACTGAGGCGCTGCGCAAGGGCCTCGACGCCTACCTCGAGGCGCTGAAGGAACCCGATGCCTGGAGCGCGATCCGCCTGACGCTGATCACGGCCGCCATCGCGGTGCCGCTGAACCTGGTGTTCGGCGTGGCCGCGGCCTGGGCCATCGCCAAGTTCGAGTTCCGCGGCAAGGCCTTCCTCACCACGCTGATCGACCTGCCGTTCGCGGTGTCGCCGGTGGTGGCGGGCCTGATCTACGTGCTGGTGTTCGGCGCCCAGGGCTGGTTCGGCCCGTGGCTGGCCGCGCACGACATCAAGATCATTTTCGCCGTGCCCGGCATCGTGCTGGCCACCGTGTTCGTGACCTTCCCGTTCATCGCGCGCGAGCTGATCCCGCTGATGCAGGCGCAGGGCACCGACGAGGAACAGGCCGCGATCGTGCTCGGCGCGAACGGCTGGCAGACCTTCTGGCGCGTGACCTTGCCCAACATCAAGTGGGGCCTGCTGTACGGGGTGATCCTGTGCAATGCGCGCGCCATGGGCGAGTTCGGCGCGGTGTCGGTGGTCTCGGGCCACATCCGCGGCCAGACCAACACCATGCCGCTGCACGTGGAAGTGCTCTACAACGAATACCAGTCGGTGGCCGCCTTCGCGGTGGCCTCGCTGCTGGCGATCCTGGCGCTGGTGACGCTGGTGATCAAGTCGGTGATCGAGTGGCGCCACGAGCGCGAGATGAAGGCGATCGCCGAGCTGCCGCCGGAGCGGCCGACGGCGGCCTAG
- a CDS encoding sulfate ABC transporter ATP-binding protein — MSIEIRNISKQFGTFRALNDVNLNVESGELVALLGPSGCGKTTLLRIIAGLETADAGSILFSGEDTTDVHVRERQVGFVFQHYALFRHMTVFENVAFGLRVKPRKERPSEAQIKAKVTELLKLVQLDWLADRYPPQLSGGQRQRIALARALAVEPKVLLLDEPFGALDAKVRKELRRWLRRLHDELHVTSIFVTHDQEEALEVADRVVVINKGHIEQVGSPQEVWDQPASPFVYGFLGDVNLFHGRADNGSVQLGDLRLDSPEHSGARDAKALAYVRPHDLDVTRHVPGATSGIVATLARAIVVGPIARLELEPVDTNPDNPGSGTIIEAQLPAQQFRDLGLKEGDTVVATPRKARVFVEEDWVSP, encoded by the coding sequence ATGAGCATCGAAATCCGCAACATCAGCAAGCAGTTCGGCACCTTCCGGGCCTTGAACGACGTCAACCTGAACGTCGAATCGGGCGAGCTCGTCGCGCTGCTCGGCCCCTCGGGCTGCGGCAAGACCACGCTGCTGCGCATCATCGCCGGGCTGGAAACGGCCGACGCCGGCAGCATCCTGTTCTCGGGCGAGGACACCACCGACGTGCACGTGCGCGAGCGCCAGGTCGGCTTCGTGTTCCAGCACTACGCGCTGTTCCGCCACATGACCGTGTTCGAGAACGTGGCCTTCGGCCTGCGCGTGAAGCCGCGCAAGGAGCGCCCGAGCGAGGCCCAGATCAAGGCCAAGGTGACCGAGCTGCTCAAGCTCGTGCAGCTCGACTGGCTGGCCGACCGCTATCCGCCGCAGCTCTCGGGTGGCCAGCGCCAGCGCATCGCGCTGGCCCGCGCGCTCGCGGTCGAGCCCAAGGTGCTGCTGCTCGACGAGCCCTTCGGCGCGCTCGACGCCAAGGTGCGCAAGGAACTGCGCCGCTGGCTGCGCCGGCTGCACGACGAGCTGCACGTCACCTCGATCTTCGTCACCCACGACCAGGAAGAGGCGCTCGAAGTGGCCGACCGCGTGGTGGTCATCAACAAGGGCCACATCGAGCAGGTCGGCTCGCCGCAGGAGGTCTGGGATCAGCCCGCGAGCCCCTTCGTCTACGGCTTCCTCGGCGACGTCAACCTGTTCCACGGCCGCGCCGACAACGGCTCGGTGCAGCTGGGCGATCTGCGCCTCGATTCGCCCGAGCACAGCGGCGCGCGCGACGCCAAGGCGCTGGCCTACGTCCGTCCGCATGACCTGGATGTGACACGCCACGTGCCGGGCGCGACGAGCGGCATCGTCGCGACCTTGGCGCGCGCGATCGTCGTCGGTCCGATCGCGCGGCTGGAACTTGAACCCGTCGACACGAATCCAGACAATCCGGGCTCCGGAACCATCATCGAGGCGCAACTCCCTGCGCAACAGTTCCGTGACCTGGGCTTGAAGGAAGGCGACACCGTCGTCGCCACGCCGCGCAAGGCCAGGGTGTTCGTAGAAGAGGATTGGGTGTCTCCTTGA
- a CDS encoding disulfide bond formation protein B: MIDWYFGAPRRAYGLICLACVLMLAFGLYLQHVVGLEPCPMCIVQRYALVLVALFTGLAGAFRGRALQVGGGFLALLASIGGAYTAASQSWLQWYPPEVVSCGRDLYGMIETFPLKRALPMIFRGGGDCSKIDWTLFGLTLANWSFIAFTVLTVLLLVLLLRRRPAR; this comes from the coding sequence TTGATCGATTGGTACTTCGGCGCGCCGCGCCGCGCTTACGGCCTGATCTGCCTGGCCTGTGTGCTCATGCTGGCCTTCGGGCTCTACCTGCAGCACGTGGTGGGGCTCGAGCCCTGTCCGATGTGCATCGTCCAGCGCTATGCGCTGGTGCTGGTGGCGCTGTTCACCGGGCTGGCCGGGGCTTTCCGCGGCCGCGCGCTGCAGGTCGGCGGCGGCTTCCTGGCGCTGCTGGCCTCGATCGGCGGGGCCTACACGGCCGCCTCGCAGAGCTGGCTGCAGTGGTATCCGCCCGAGGTGGTGTCGTGCGGTCGCGACCTCTACGGCATGATCGAGACCTTCCCGCTCAAGCGGGCGCTGCCGATGATCTTCCGCGGCGGCGGCGACTGTTCCAAGATCGACTGGACGCTGTTCGGCCTCACGCTGGCGAACTGGTCCTTCATCGCCTTCACGGTGCTGACGGTCCTGCTGCTGGTGCTGCTGTTACGCCGGCGTCCGGCACGCTGA